CGAACGCTTCAAGGTTCAGGACAACGGTGAGGTGCTGGTTCCCGGCATCAGCAGCGCGCCTGCGAACGGCCAACTCACCTGCTTTGACGGGCCCAGCGGCCGCCTGGGTCCATGCGCCGCAGGGGCGGGCAGCGGGCCTACCGGCGCAACCGGACCGATCGGCGCCACGGGAGCCACTGGAGCTACCGGTGCCCAAGGAGCCACCGGTGCCGCGGGTGTGACCGGAGCCACCGGAGCAGCGGGTCCGACAGGGCCCACCGGCGCGACAGGCGCTGGCGCAACAGGCGCCACCGGAGCGACTGGCCCAGCGGGCGCGACAGGCGCCATCGGAGCCACAGGCCCCACCGGAGCCACCGGCGCTACAGGTCTTACCGGAGCGCCGGGCCCTGCGGGCGTCAATGGCGCACAAGGCCCGACCGGTGCAACAGGAGCTGTGGGCGCAACCGGAGCGACAGGGGCGATTGGTCCCACGGGCGCAACAGGCCCAGCTGGTTCGGCGACGATCAGCTTGACGGAAACCAATGCAACCGACACGTGTTCCGGTGGGACCAAGGCAGTTACTGCCACATGCTCTGCAGGAAGTGTCGTCAGCGGTGGCTGCGAAGTCAGTAACGTGGCCGACTCCTTGATCGCGGTCAGCAAACGCGCATCCGCCAATTCTTGGACATGCACGTTTTCCTGCGGCGCCGCCAATACGGTTCATACCTATGCCTATTGCCAGTGACCAGACTGTCGCGCATGCGCCTTCAGCGGGCGTGTGAACGGATGGCAACACCACGCCATCAGCTTCCATGGTCATGCAATGGCCCGAGGGACTGACCGAGCACACGCCCCTGCCGCCAATGCATGGCATTTGCCTCAACATGATCGTCAAGGACGAGGCGCCGGTCATCGCTCGCTGCCTCGCCTCGGTCAAGCCCTGGGTAGACCACTGGGTCATCGTGGACACCGGCTCCAGCGATGGCACCCAAACCCTCATCCGCAGCTTCATGAGCGACGTGCCCGGCACACTGCACGAGCGACCCTGGAAGAACTTCGCGCACAACCGCAACGAAGCCCTGAGACTGGCCCGGTCGTATGGCGACTACCTGCTCTTCATCGACGCGGACGAGCAGCTGCGGGTGCCGCAGGACTTCTCATGGCCCCCATTGAACGCCGACGGCTATACCCTGAGCTGCCTCATGGACGGCTGGGAATACCAGCGCAACAGCCTGATCGCCACGCGCGTGGATTGGTATTGGGAGGGCGTGCTGCATGAATACCTGACCGCCGCAGAACATGGCCCCTGGCAGCGCTTGCAGGGGCCGGTGATTCATGTGTCGCACGACGGGGCACGCGCACGCGACCCAGGCACCTACGCGCGCGACGTGGCCCTGCTGGAGCAGGCGGTGCGCGATGACCCGCAGAACGCGCGCAACGTGTTCTATCTTGCGCAGAGCTGCCGAGATGCCGGCCAGCTGGAGGCCAGTCTGCACTGGTACCAACGCCGCGTGGACATGGGCGGTTGGGACGAAGAACGCTGGTATGCGCTGTTCCAGATCGCCCTGCTGCACGAGCGCCAGCAAGCAGCGAGCAGCATCGTTCGCGAGGCTTATCTCGCCGCCTACGCAGCACGGCCCCAACGGGCCGAACCGCTTTGCGAGCTGGCACGCCATTGCCGCGAGCACGGCGAATACGCGCTGGCCGCCCTGTTTGCCTTGCAAGCCTCGCAAATACCGCAGCCGCCCGACATTCTGTTCGTCGACACGCAGGTCTACGCCTGGCGCGCGCTGGATGAATTGGCCGTCAGCGCCTTCTACACGCCCCACCGGGGCGCGGGGCGCGCAGCCCTGCAGCAACTGCTGCTGCAGCGCCGCTATCCGGCTGATCACGCCGCGCGCATCGAGGGCAACCGCAGGTTTTACGAGCTGTGAGAGGCGCCGCTCCGCCGCCTCCGTCTTGACGCGGAAACAAGAGAACTTGTGTCGCGGCATCGACTTCGCTGCGCGAAGCGCGCCGCGACCCCACCGCGCAACCGGTGCGCTGCACGCCGCGACTGCGCCACCCCAAGAGTGCGCCGCTCATTCCACCGTCACGCTCTTGGCCAGATTGCGTGGCTTGTCCACGTCGGTGCCGCGCGCGCAGGCGGTGTGGTAGGCGAGCAGTTGCAGCGGCACCACGTGCAGCAGCGGACTGAGCTGGCCGTAGTGTTCGGGCATGCGGATCACGTGCATGCCCTC
The DNA window shown above is from Comamonas sp. NLF-1-9 and carries:
- a CDS encoding glycosyltransferase produces the protein MVMQWPEGLTEHTPLPPMHGICLNMIVKDEAPVIARCLASVKPWVDHWVIVDTGSSDGTQTLIRSFMSDVPGTLHERPWKNFAHNRNEALRLARSYGDYLLFIDADEQLRVPQDFSWPPLNADGYTLSCLMDGWEYQRNSLIATRVDWYWEGVLHEYLTAAEHGPWQRLQGPVIHVSHDGARARDPGTYARDVALLEQAVRDDPQNARNVFYLAQSCRDAGQLEASLHWYQRRVDMGGWDEERWYALFQIALLHERQQAASSIVREAYLAAYAARPQRAEPLCELARHCREHGEYALAALFALQASQIPQPPDILFVDTQVYAWRALDELAVSAFYTPHRGAGRAALQQLLLQRRYPADHAARIEGNRRFYEL